The following are from one region of the Oncorhynchus tshawytscha isolate Ot180627B linkage group LG24, Otsh_v2.0, whole genome shotgun sequence genome:
- the LOC112223669 gene encoding uncharacterized protein LOC112223669 isoform X2, with protein MGMTYLFLILAVFSVVVKSQLKPQVSMVLTFKQVYSGDTIILSCDNSTGKVKWFFNKVEDQNQAKTWSIRAVSAKNSGSYQCENNGQKSDNFNITVLEYLPPATLLIKSGEPVINIDGSVVLELLVEEDESLNGWCCWVYKAGRVQRITLKKSLTTENHKVLTFQPSKLKDNVAIYWCSDETNLRSTPLTIKTSDRVVRMMILPGPAFLGEKLSLRCVVSGTDRISHTIFYKDKQTIKDSSSSSHVINNVTESDQGIYSCQATFTRSDKGMPNTVNSTQQELIVSAPPMKAVVSESAGLSCSCSSCPNGAYHWYYKQHNPQWLPKGISESYTGFMSAGSYACRAVWKNGRSALSNIHHYDVDAQETHVLLITIGLIILGVMLVIGAIVMYRKRRTREEAIYQDMPLMTVKSQDGGDGGYEELHKKHGPKREGEYDTLNTTPAQAAGGEKTEGAYEALKKAEGKEEEYHTLEEGAAKGGDGGYEALKKSKDEGTGDLYHTLGEKGAKGGDGGDGGYEALKKSQDGGTEDLSHALGAEGGKE; from the exons ATGGGAATGACATACCTTTTCCTGATATTGGCAG tgttTTCTGTTGTGGTCAAGAGTCAGCTCAAACCCCAGG TTTCCATGGTCCTCACATTCAAGCAAGTCTACTCTGGGGATACAATAATTCTGAGTTGTGACAACAGCACAGGTAAGGTAAAATGGTTCTTCAACAAGGTTGAGGATCAAAATCAAGCCAAGACATGGAGCATAAGGGCTGTCTCCGCTAAGAACTCCGGCTCATATCAGTGTGAGAACAATGGACAGAAGAGTGACAACTTCAACATCACAGTTCTAG AGTACCTTCCACCTGCCACTCTGTTGATCAAGTCAGGGGAGCCAGTCATCAACATAGATGGCTCAGTAGTCCTGGAGCTGCtggtggaggaggatgagagtCTGAATGGATGGTGCTGTTGGGTGTACAAGGCTGGGAGAGTACAAAGAATAACACTCAAGAAAAGTCTGACGACCGAAAATCACAAAGTGTTGACCTTTCAACCCAGCAAACTGAAAGACAACGTCGCCATCTACTGGTGTAGTGACGAGACTAACCTGAGGAGCACCCCCCTCACCATCAAGACCTCAG ACCGGGTCGTACGGATGATGATATTGCCTGGGCCTGCTTTTTTGGGGGAGAAACTGAGTCTGCGGTGTGTTGTGTCGGGGACCGACCGAATTAGCCACACTATATTCTACAAGGATAAACAGACGATAAAAGACAGTTCCAGTTCTTCTCATGTTATCAACAATGTGACCGAGTCTGACCAGGGGATATATAGCTGTCAAGCCACCTTTACGCGAAGCGACAAAGGAATGCCAAACACAGTCAACTCAACTCAACAAGAACTGATTGTTTCAGCACCCCCTATGAAGGCAGTTGTCTCGGAGTCCGCTGGCCTGTCCTGCTCATGCTCCAGCTGCCCCAACGGCGCCTATCACTGGTACTACAAACAGCACAATCCTCAGTGGCTACCTAAAGGCATCAGCGAAAGCTACACAGGTTTCATGTCGGCTGGTAGTTACGCATGCAGAGCAGTGTGGAAAAACGGGAGGTCTGCACTAAGCAATATCCATCATT ATGACGTCGACGCTCAAGAGACACATGTGCTACTGATCACCATTGGGTTGATCATCTTGGGGGTTATGCTGGTCATAGGAGCCATAGTCATGTATCGCAAGAGGAGGACTAGGGAAG AGGCCATTTACCAAGATATGCCCCTGATGACAGTGAAGTCGCAGGATGGAGGAGACGGGGGGTACGAGGAGCTCCACAAAAAACATGGtcccaagagagagggagagtacgACACCCTGAACACAACTCCAGCACAAGCAGcaggaggagagaaaacagagggagcGTACGAAGCGCTGAAGAAAGcggaaggaaaggaggaggagtacCACACCTTGGAGGAAGGAGCGGCGAAAGGTGGGGATGGGGGGTATGAAGCATTGAAAAAGTCCAAAGATGAGGGAACTGGGGATCTGTACCACACCTTGGGGGAAAAGGGGGCGAAAGGTGGGGATGGAGGAGATGGGGGGTATGAAGCGTTGAAAAAGTCCCAAGATGGGGGAACTGAGGATTTGTCCCATGCTTTGGGGGCAGAAGGAGGcaaagagtga